From the genome of Clarias gariepinus isolate MV-2021 ecotype Netherlands chromosome 28, CGAR_prim_01v2, whole genome shotgun sequence, one region includes:
- the tbxta gene encoding T-box transcription factor T-A, giving the protein MSCTTPDQRLEHLLSAVKSEFHQGSEKGDTSERDITLSLEDAELWSKFKELTNEMIVTKTGRRMFPVLKASVSGLDPNAMYSVLLDFVAADNNRWKYVNGEWVPGGKPEPQSPSCVYIHPDSPNFGAHWMKAPVSFSKVKLSNKLNGGGQIMLNSLHKYEPRIHIVKVGGIQKMISSQSFPETQFIAVTAYQNEEITALKIKHNPFAKAFLDAKERSDHREAQDQSSDPQQSGYSQIGGWFLPSNGPICPSNSPPQFSGSPGHSSSSYCERYSSLRSHRASPYPSHYPHRSTNNNSYMDGSSGSIPTHDNWSTLQIPNSSGMGTLGHSTNSTSNTSQYPSLWSVAGTALTPSGSASGSITGGLTSQFLRGSSVSYSGLTSSLPVSSPSSMYDPGLTDAGVADAQFETSIARLTASWTPVAQSY; this is encoded by the exons ATGAGCTGTACCACTCCCGACCAGAGGCTGGAGCATCTCCTGAGCGCGGTGAAGAGCGAGTTCCATCAGGGCAGTGAGAAGGGAGACACCTCCGAGAGGGACATCACACTCAGCCTGGAGGATGCTGAGCTCTGGAGCAAGTTTAAAGAGCTGACCAATGAGATGATTGTCACCAAGACTGGCAG ACGCATGTTCCCCGTCCTAAAGGCCAGTGTGAGCGGTCTGGACCCCAACGCCATGTACTCGGTGCTTTTGGACTTCGTGGCTGCAGATAACAACCGCTGGAAGTATGTCAACGGAGAGTGGGTCCCAGGAGGGAAACCGGAGCCCCAGAGCCCCAGCTGCGTGTACATCCACCCCGACTCGCCCAACTTTGGTGCCCACTGGATGAAAGCGCCTGTGTCCTTCAGCAAAGTCAAACTGTCCAACAAACTCAACGGAGGAGGACAG ATCATGTTGAACTCCCTGCACAAGTACGAGCCGAGGATCCACATCGTCAAGGTGGGCGGCATCCAGAAAATGATCAGCAGCCAGTCTTTCCCAGAGACTCAGTTTATAGCGGTTACTGCCTACCAAAACGAAGAG ATTACAGCGCTGAAGATTAAACACAACCCTTTTGCTAAGGCCTTCTTGGATGCTAAAGAGAG GAGTGACCATCGGGAGGCCCAGGATCAAAGCAGTGACCCTCAGCAGTCTGGCTACTCCCAGA TTGGAGGCTGGTTTTTGCCCAGTAACGGCCCCATTTGCCCCAGCAACAGCCCACCACAGTTCAGCGGGTCTCCGGGTCACTCCTCTAGTTCTTACTGTGAGCGCTATTCCAGCCTGCGGAGCCACCGAGCATCTCCGTACCCCAGCCATTACCCCCACCGCAGCACTAACAACA ACAGTTACATGGATGGCTCATCAGGAAGTATTCCAACCCACGACAACTGGTCAACCCTGCAAATCCCTAATTCTAGTGGAATGGGCACCCTCGGTCATAGCACCAACTCCACCTCCAACACCAG CCAGTACCCTAGCCTGTGGTCTGTGGCTGGGACGGCCCTCACACCATCTGGCTCTGCTTCAGGCTCCATTACTGGGGGTCTAACCTCTCAGTTCCTCCGAGGCTCCTCCGTGTCTTACTCAGGTCTGACCTCCTCTCTACCCGTCTCTTCTCCGTCGTCCATGTACGATCCAGGACTGACTGATGCGGGAGTAGCCGATGCCCAGTTCGAGACCTCCATTGCCAGACTTACAGCATCCTGGACACCTGTAGCACAGAGCTACTGA